Below is a window of Culturomica massiliensis DNA.
TACCCTTACTACTTTTTCCACTCCCTTCAAAGCGGAAATTTTACTGATCAACCGATTCAAGTCCTGTGTATTATGAACATACACATGAATCATCCCCTCAAAAACGCCGTCCTTGGTCTCGAAATGCACCACCCGCATATTTACTCCGCTTTCTTTTGATATCACCGTCGTAATATCACTGACCATCCCGACCCGGTCAATCCCTGACAATTTCAGGATCGCCTGGAAAGACATCACCTTCTGGGTGACCCATTTCACCGGCACAATTTTATCCCCGTAACTGGACATCAAGCGAATCGCTTCCGGGCATTTACGCTTATGTACCGTCACCTTACCGCCGATATTCATACCCACCACATCATCCCCCGGTATCGGACTGCAACAGGGAGCGATGACGATATCCGTATTCGTATCGGTAATTCCCAACTCTTCGTTCCGCTTGATTTTTTTCCCTTCGTTATCCTTATCGCTCCACAAGAATTGGAGAGTCCAATATTTCATAAACCGGTTTTCGTTTTTCTTCTTCAGCTCCTTCAACAATTGTTCCCGGACACCGGTATCTTTCGACAATTGGATATATAAATCGTCTTTATTCGTCAACTTCAGAAAAGCCAACGCTTTTTTCAAGGGTTCCGATGTCGGCGGCAGATTCGCCTCTTTCACCATTCCCTCGAAATAAGCAATTCCCTGCCGGATGGCTTCTTTTCTCTCTTTCTTAAAAACAGCATCGATATGTGACCTTGCTTTGGCCGTGATGACAAAATCCAACCACTCTTTCTGGGGCGTCTGCTTATCACTTGTCAGGATCTCAACCTGATCGCCACTCTGTAATTTATAACTCATCGGTACCAGGCGGTGATTGACTTTCGCCCCAATACAGGTATTACCGATCTCTGTGTGTATCTCGTAAGCAAAATCCAAAGCAGTAGCTCCCTTGGGTAAGGTCTTCATATATCCTTTCGGAGTAAATACCCGGATTTCTTTCGTATACAAATTCAGCTTAAACTCGTCCAGAAATTCAAGGGCATCCGAATCAGGTTGCTCCAGCATCTCTTTTATGCTCGCCAGCCATTTGTCGAGCTCTGAATTACCTTCTCCCCCTTCCGTCTTATATTTCCAATGGGCTGCCCATCCCTTCTCTGCAATCTCGTCCATACGCTGCGAACGGATCTGCACCTCAAACCACTGCCCTTCAGGGCCCATAACCGTCAGGTGTAAAGCCTCATAACCGTTAGCCTTAGGCGTACTTATCCAGTCGCGGATACGCTCCGGCTTCGGCCGGTATAAATCCGTAATCAGGGAATAAATATTCCAGCACTGCCACTTCTCCGGTTGCTCCGGCTTAGGAGTAAAAACAACCCTTACGGCCAATAAATCGTAAATCTCATCAAAGCTGATATTCTGTTTCTGCATCTTCAACCATACGGAATATACACTTTTCGTACGTGCTGTAAGCGTATATTCGTATCCGTTCCTATCCAGGCTTTCCCGGATCGGACCGACAAAATTTTCCAGCAGATCGGAAAACTCCCGGTGATAAACGGCTATTTTGCGGGCAATTACCTCATACTCTTCCGGGTGCTCGTACTTCATGCTCAAATCTTCTAACTCCGTTTTGATCGCATGTAATCCCATACGATGAGCCAAAGGCGCATAAATATATAGTGTTTCCCCGGCAATCTTCACCTGTTTGTGTTCCGGCATGGACTCCAGCGTCCGCATATTGTGAAGGCGGTCGGCGATCTTGATCAGAATCACCCGCACATCATCCGCCAATGTCAGTATCATTTTCCGAAAACTCTCGGCCTGTTTACTACTGTCGGCTCCCATCACCTCACTGATCTTGGTCAATCCATCGACCAGCGAAGCTATCTTCGGACTGAAAAGGCTCGCGATATCATCCACCGTATAGTCCGTATCCTCCACAACATCATGAAGCAAAGCCGCAACGACCGATTTAGTTCCCAGCCCGATTTCTTTGGCTGCGATACGGGCTACAGCTATCGGATGCAGGATATAAGGCTCTCCGGAACGTCGTTTTACACCGCTATGCGCTTCATTCGCAAAATCAAAAGCTTTTCGGATCAATTGCCGGCTTTCCTTCGACGTCCCGGGACGCAGGTTCGCCATCAAATCTTCAAAAGCATTTTTTATCAATTCCTGCTCTGTCATGCTATTCCTATTAGTCCTCAAACCAACGTTTTAATTGCAGATTTCAGATGAAACGAATCTGATAACAAACCAGATTGTCAAGCAATTTAAAATCTAAAATCTAAAATTTACAATCTACATAAACGTTTTAATTGCAGATTATAGATTGAACACACAATACAACCCCGCAAAAAGAAATCGTAAATCAAAAATCGTAAATCGTAAATCGTAAATCAAAAATCTACAATAAAACCCCTTTATCTCGTAAATATATAAAATATAAACCAAAAGCGGAAAACTCTGCTTCCAAATCCCGCATCCTTCTTAAATTTCTATTTGTTCGGCCCGGAGTTCTTCTCCCATAAACAAACCGGCCATCCGCTCAAACAATTCCGTCTTTTCCGTAGTCAGATAATGCCGGTTGCCCTCCGCCGACAAACGTTCTTTCATTTCCGGATGCCGCAAAAGGTAATCTTTCAGGCTATCTGCTACGATATGTCCCTGCTCCACCAATTTCACGTGAGCAGGTAAATAACGCAAAATAAGAGACCGTAACAAAGGATAATGCGTACATCCCAGAATGACGGTATCGATCTGCGGATCGGCCGTCATAAGTTCCGCAATATATTTCCGGACAAAATAAACGGCCCCTTCATCTGCCAACTCATTATTCTCGACCAAAGGCACCCACATCGGACAAGCTACCTGGGTAATCCGAAAAGCTTCTTTACCGTACAATTTTTCGATCTCCAGCGGATAGGATTCCGAGGCTACGGTTCCCTTCGTTGCCAGGATTCCGACATGCCCGTTCCGGGTAAAGGAAGCCAAAGCCTCGACACTCGGCCGGATCACACCCAACACCCGGCGCGTAGCTTCCATGCGGGGTAAATCTACCTGCTGAATCGTACGCAAGGCTTTTGCCGACGCCGTATTACAGGCAAGGATCACCAGGGGACACCCCATACCGAACAACTTGCGGACGGCCTCCAGGGTATAGCGGTAAACCACCTCGAACGAACGGGTTCCGTAAGGCGTACGGGCATTATCTCCCAGATAGATATAATCATACTCCGGCAAAACCCGTACAATCTCTTTCAATATCGTCAGGCCTCCGTAACCGGAATCAAAAACGCCGATGGAATTTCTATCTGTCATACCGGATTTCAATATAAAAAACAGACACCCGCAGTATCTCTATTTTAAGACCTTACGGGTGTCCGACTAATTTTTAAAATTATCGTGAATTTCAAAATTCAGGATCGCATACACTTCAATTTTCTCGGCATCCGGCAGGATGGATAAATTGCAGTTATTACTGGATCCCCAATTTTTTCTTTACTAAAGGCAATATATCTTCCGATGTTTCGGATGCAAACAAAATAGCTCCGGAACTCATGTCGAAAATATAAGTAAAACCGTTCTCTTTGGCCACCTCTTTAATTGCGTTGGTTGCTTTTGTCATCACCGGTTCGAACAATTCTTCCCGTGTTTTTTGCAACTTATTCATAGCCAATTCTTCAAACTTCTGTATCCGCTGACCCAATTCATTAATTTCCTGCTCTTTAGAAGCCAGGATAATTTCTGAGTAAGTCTTTTGGTTTTGTGTATATTCCACAATCAATTTCTGATATTGATCGCGCAGATTCTGGCTTTCCTTTTGTACCTCTGCTTGCTGAGCTTCCAAATCTTTCTGGGCCTGGGCCATCTCAGGCATTGCAGCCACCAGCTTACTGCTCTCGATATGTCCCAGTTTAAGCGGTTTTTGCTGAGCAGACAAACTCATTGCAGCCACCATAAAAGCGGCCAGTAACAACCATTTCATTGTATTCTTCATTTTCTCTATTTTTAATTAACCAATTTCTAATTGCAAAGTCTCATTCCTCACTTTTCTCTGCTGTCGAATATCCTAACTTGCGCAGGACATTTTTACTTTTATCCAGTTTAGGATCGTAATAAATCACCGAATTATCGGCTGAAATATCAATAACAACCCCGAAATTCCCCTCTTTGGCCACATCCCGGATCACGTCCAGCACTTCGTCCTGAATCGGTTTGATCAATTCCTCACGTTTCAGGAAAAGCTCCCCGTTCGGTCCGAAATAATTCTGTTGCAATACGCGGGCTTTATTTTCTTTCTCCGCTATTGCCTTTTCCCGTTGCTCGCGCATCGTCGGTGTCAGAAACACCCGTTCCGAATTATATTTGTCGCGCATTTCCGTAATCTCCGCATACAAAGCGTCAATATCGGCCTGCAGCTTCCGGGAATATTCGTCCAACTCCTGCTTCGCCTTGGCGTAATCGGGAATATGCTCCAGGATGTAATCCATATTAACGAAAGCATAGCGGCTTTGTGCCATTCCCATACCCGTAATACAGGACAAAAATAGTAAAATAATTATGGTTTTCAATTGTATCATGCAAATTGAACGCTGAAAATTATTTATAATTAATGTCAAAACTCCTGACCCAATACAAAATGGAACTGCGAACCGGCTGCACCCGGACGTCCCGGAACTTCGTCGAAACCGTATCCCCAGTCGATACCGAGCAATCCGAACATCGGCAGGAATACCCGCAGGCCGACACCGGCAGAACGGTACAGATTGAACGGCTCGAACTCTTTCAGCTCATACCAGGAGTTTCCGGCTTCCAAAAATGCCAGGGCATAAATCGTTGCCGACTGTGCCAGAGAGATCGGATAACGAACCTCCATGGTCCACTTGGAATAAAGACTGGCATCCGCAGCATTCGGAGCAATAAAGTTTGATCCGGCATTTGTCAACGAACCGTTCTGATACCCCCGTAAACCGATGTATTCACGTCCGTACAGGCTATAACCGGACATTCCGTCACCTCCCATCTCGAAACCTTCGAACGGAGAACGCTTGTGTTTGTTGTAATAACCCAGATAACCGTACTGAACGCCGGCATACAATACCAGTTTCTCGTTTCTGTCCAAAGGCATAAACGTTTTACCGATAAATTTCCATTTGTGGTATTCAATCCATCTGTAACGGTTTTTCTCCTCCAGGTTCGATTTGTCGTAATCGATACCGTCAAACCAGGAATAAGGCAAAGTAAAGGATAGCCCGAAAGTAAAATCACTTCCCTTACGGGTATACAACGGATTATCGATAGAACTCCGCTTCAACTGGAAAGCAAACGACAAATTGTTGGAATTACCGTTACTGAAAATATAGTACGGCCAGTTTTTCAAATGATAACGCTGATAGGATACCTCCGTATACATTGTGAAAAAGTCATCCGGCCACTTGATTCGCCGTCCCAATCCGACACTCACACCGAAAGTCGTCATCAACTGACTGTCGTCATACATGTCTTTTGAATTGTTGACATAATAGGAATGGTTATAATAGCTGGAAGAGTAACCGGTCTGACGGGAATAATAAGCAGACACACTCAACGAATTGGGTTTCCGTCCTCCCAGCCAGGGCTCCCGGAAAGAAGCACTGAACGAGGTATAATATTTACCGTTCGTTTGAGCTTTCAGGCTCAATGTCTGTCCGTCCCCTTGCGGCAAAGGCCGGTAAGATTCCCAGTTAAAGATATTCCGGATAGAGAAATTCGTAAAAGTCAACCCCAGCGAACCGATGATCATACCGGCACCCCAACCACCGGACAATTCCACCCGGTCATTGGCTTTTTCCACAACACTGAAAATTACATCTGCCGTACCGGCTTCCGGATCGGGTTTTACATCCGGTTTGATCTGCTCCGGATCGAAATGTCCCAGATTCGCCAATTCCCGGTAACTACGCATGACGTCTTCCCGGCTGAACAATTCCCCCGGATAGACATACAACTCACGACGGGCAACATGCTCGTGCGTACGGTCGTTACCTTTGATGATTACCCGGTTGATCGTAGCCTGCGGACCTTCAAAAATACGGATTTCCACATTGATCGAATCATTACCGACAACTGTCTCTACCGGTATTGCCCGGAAAAACAGATAACCGTTGTTCACATACAATTTATTAACCGCCGTATTTTCATCGTCGTTCAGACGTTCGTTGAAATATTTCTTATTATAGACATCCCCTTTCTGGATATTCAGAATACGGGAAAGACGCTCCGAATCATATACCGTATTACCTACCCACGTGATATTGTTGTAATAATATTTCTTACCTTCCTCCACATTGATATAAATCTTCACCCGCTTGGGAGAAACCTGTACCACGCTGTCTGACAATATCATGGCATCCCGGTATCCCTTCTCATTATACTTATCCAGCAAGTTGTATTTATCGTCCTCGTAACTTGCTTCAATGTATTTCGACGATTTGAAAAAATTCACCAAAGATTTCTCCCGGGTTTTCTTCATGGCCCGTTTCAACACCGAAGCCTTTATCTCCTTATTACCGTTAATGACAATATCCTGAATTTTAATCTTGTTATTCCTTTCTACGATGACATCCAGAATCACGAAGTTGTCCTTTTCCGGATCGTCGCGCTGGAGAGCTTTGATACTGATATTGTAAAATCCTTTTTCCTTGAAATGCTTTTCAACGATATGCTTCAAATTAGTGATCATATTATCGGTCACCTGCGTACCGGGAAGCGGATTGATCTTTTCTTTGATCTTATTTTCTTCCGACTTTTTCAAGCCGATATAATTGATTTTCGACAATTTCTGCCTTTCCTGCAAATGTAAAATCAAATAAGCTTTACCATCGACCACTCTATCGATAAAAAAACCGACGTCCGAGAAAAGACCGTTACTATACAAGCGTTTAATGGCTTTCGTGATCTCGTCTCCGGGCAATTTAATCTCCTGGCCGACCTTCAATCCGGCCAATTGAACCAAAGTTTCCGGATCATAGTGATCGGCAATACCCGTTACTTCTATGCCTCCGATTTCATACGTTTTAGGTGAAGAATAGTAAACTTCCGGCTGCACAATGGAATCGGTTGTTTGCGCCATTATTCCACTACCACACAAAAAGGTTATTATAAAACAAAGAATTACCCTCTTTATCATTTGTATTATTGTTACCAAGTATTATCTATTTTACAAACCTCCCACTTCTTTTTTCAAAGATCCGCCCCACTTTATTTTCCGGCATTTCCGGCTTTCAACTGCTCTCCCGTCATGCCAAACCGCCTCTCGCGCAACTGAAAATTACGAATTGCCAAATATAAATCATCTTTTTCAAAATCAGGCCAAAATTTATCAATAAAATAAAATTCCGTATAAGCACACTGCCACAACAGGAAATTACTCAACCGGCATTCTCCGCTGGTACGGATCAATAAATCCGGATCCGGAATGCCTGCCGTAGTCAGATAAGTAGCAAACAAAGACTCGGTTATTTCATCGACATCTCCGATTTTTCCCGATCGGCAGGCTTCAGCTATTCTACGAGCCGCTTCCGTTATTTCCCAGCGGGCACCATAGCTCAGCGCCAACACCAACTTCACCCCGTCATTTGCAGCCGTCTTTGCCTCCAGCTCCCCTAATTTCTGACGTACCGTCTCCGGTAAATCAGCGACATTTCCGATCACCAGCACTTTTACATGTTTCTCCATCAGGTCCGGCGTTTCCCGGATAATCGCATCAACCATCAATCCCATCAACGCATCGACTTCCGCTTTAGGCCGGTTCCAGTTTTCAATCGAGAAAGTATATAATGTCAGGTATTCCAGCCCGATCTCCCCGGCAGCCTCTACAATCCGCCTGACAGTCTCCACTCCTTTCTGATGCCCATAGACACGCTCCAAACCTCTCTCCTTCGCCCACCTTCCGTTTCCATCCATGATAATTGCCACATGCCGCGGCATTTTTTCATCCGTCATAAGTAGCCTGAATTATTAATAATATACTATAAACACTCCGATCCCCTTTCAGATTTCAAATTGCAGATTATACCAACCAACCAGCCAACCCGGCAAAATAAAATCGTAAATCATAAATCGGATTATACATCGAATACAATATTTTTCCGTTTACAATCAAATCAATATCCCCAACAAACCGGATCAATCGGAAAGCGGTAAGTCAGTGTTACCCCTCCGACAAAAAACCAGTCCTTATTGAAAATAAAGTTCGTTTCCCCTGTCTTCCAAAGATCTTCCAAATCGTCTAATTTATCCGTAAACAATTTCCGGCAGCCCCATTCTACCCCACAGGATACAGGACCCCATAAATTAAACTTCACTCCTACGCCGAGCGGTATACTGATACTCCCGGCATCTCCGGCACTCAAAAAACCGATCCCCGCATAAATGTATGGCGACCATAAAGAAGATTTATCGACTTTAGGAACCATAAAACTCCGGAAATTAAATTCTCCCACAAGATTTAAATCCCGGATATTGGCTTTAAAACCGGTGGGATAAATTACCCCGTGATTATCCGGCAATATGACATTTTTAATATCAATGCGCGAAAAGCCGGCATTCAGCCTCAAAGCAAAACGGTCGTTCAGATTATAACGGTATAATCCGCCGAAATACCCTTGCGTAAACTTAAAATGATGGGACGGATTATATTCACCTAAATAATATCCACCGCCTCCCATGATCCCAATTTCCGCTCCGGGCTGACTAAAACCGTCCAAAGATAACAACAATAGCAGGAAAAGCGAAAAGTGAAAAGTGAAAAAACGGGTAATAAACACAAAAAGTGTTGGCCGTTTTTTCATTTTCCGATGCTCAAATGCCGCTTCTTCGTTATTTTTCATTTTTCATTCTCTATTTTCCATTCCGGATATCTCCTCCCCATCCCAATTTATCCCGTAATGTCTCATAATAATCGTGTCCCGGTAACTTTACGACATTAATCTTGAAATCACCGGTCGTAATCTCGATCTCACACTCGTCACTCATTCGTTCGAGCCGGGAATCCAGACTCAACATAAAATCACCTGACCGTCCTTCCACCTTCAGCCGGATAACGGCCGTATCGGGCACCACCAGCGTCCGCATTGTCAGATTATGCGGACATACCGGCGTCAAAATAATATTCTTACACGCCGGACTCACAATCGGTCCTCCCCCACTAAGCGAATAGGCTGTTGAACCGGTCGGCGTCGCAACGATCAAGCCGTCCGCCCAATAAGTCGTCAGATAAATATCTCCGATATAAGCATGGATTTTCAGCATAGACGAACTGTCCGTCTTGTGTACTCCGACCTCGTTCAGTCCGTAAGTAAACCCCGGGAAATTGCCTCCTTTCACTTTCAGTCCCAATACATCCCTCGGTTCCGTATCATACACCCCCCCACAAATATATTCGACGGCTTCGTCTACCTCATCGACCGAAATATTAGCCAGAAAACCGAGCCGCCCCGTATTCATCCCCAGTACGGGAATACCACTGTCTCTCACATAAAGCACGGCATCCAGGAAAGTTCCGTCTCCTCCGATACTCAGCAGCAAAGCCGTATCTTCCCGCGGGAAATCAGACTGCCGGTACAATTGGCGGAACCAATCCCTGCAACCGAAATGTTCCGCCAAAAAAGCAGCGAACCCCACTTCACAATCGAGCGCAATACCTTCCGCTTTTATACGGCATAACATCTTCTCCAGGTACGGAAAAAACTCATCCTGAATCGTTTTTCCATAAATAGCAATGCTTCTCCCGTTCATTCCTTTCCTTTTACAAGATCCGAATCTTCAGTGCCTTTTTCCTCCGGTTTTTCCGGGTATAAACGTCCGAACCCCATACTCAACCGCTGAATTTCCTGTTCCAGGGCCGGATATAATTTTTGGCAAAGTACATCTAACTCCCTCGATACCTCATTCGGTATATAACGATAGCAACGGTATATACGTAACATGTGCCTAAGTTCTGCACAAATTTGTAAAGCATCGTCCAACAACACAATAGCCTGACGGCGCGACGCCGCAAGCCGGCTTTCAGAAACGGAACACAACAATTGCAGGGCAGCACGCCGCATCTGGATATAAACGCTGTTTGCTTTCACATCCGGTATATACCGGAATATTTCCTGCACCAAATGCCGGGCCTCCTTCCAAAGCCGCCACCCGCTTAAATTCACATCATCACCCATAATCAAATACTTCGTGTCCGCATATCTGAAAACTCCATTTTTCAACGCAATAAAGATACAACTTTTTGGAGATTACGAAGGAAAATCAATGAAAAGTAAACGAATTTTGATTTTCGTTAGTCCACCAGACAGATTTATGATTTACGATTTACGATTTATGATTTTTGATTTACGATTGTAGATTACAGATTCAACACACAATCCGACCCGGCAAAAAAGTAAAGTCGTAAATCAAAAATTACACATTGAGTCCGTCCCAGTGTGTAATTTTCGGCAAAGTGCAGGCTTAATTATAAGCCGGTTTTACAAATCTTTCAGCAGTTCTTTCATACCGTGTACATCCCGGGAGGGACTGTCTTCAGCAACCCTTCTCCGTTCATAGCCGTATTCGCTGGTATTGGTAACATATGCTTCCCGGAAACCCAAATTACGCGCACGCTGCAAGGCATTCTCCGCATCTTCCCTTCTATTGTAGCGTCCGGTACAATAACGGTAGCTTCCATCCTCCACCTCATAAACATCCATTTCCCGGATACCGTTGAATTTCGACATATCGAGTACCTGATTGACAGACATCAGCACCACCGTATAGGCACTACGCCTCACGGCCATTTCCGTATCCCGGGGTTTTTCCAGATAACGGTGTGTTTTTTGCGGCTGTGGCCGGTTTCTCTTCGCCTTTTCCTGTATTTCGAGATTTTTCAGGCGGATTAACAACAGTTCGTCATCGCTGATTTTATCCCCCTGCACATCGTTCCGGATTTTTTGCTGTACAACATAACTATCGACATTACACACAAAGGCGTCGCCTATCACTTTCCGGACTTCTTTCAAGTCGTTCTGCGCCACCTGCTCTTCCGGATACTCTCCCAACGTATACCGATAGATATTATCATACCCCAGATATACCTTGACATTTTGAAATTTATCGAAATAGACCCGCGGCACAGGATTCCGAAAAGCCCCTACCTGTATCGCATACCGGTAATCCACCTTGAACATGTCTTTGGGATCGACGACAACCTGCTGATCCACAGGCGCCGGCACGTCTACTTTAGGAGACCGGCTCGGCAATATCCGCAGACTGAATAAAAAGTCGTTATATCCGGTACCTCCCCGGTTGGAAGAAACATAGCCTTCGGTGCGCTTCGTATCCAGAAACACCAGCCCGAAATCATCCATCGACGAATTTATCGGACGGCCCATATTTCGGGGTGCTGTCCATCCCTCCGCCGTCATCCGGCTTTCGAAAATATCCAAGCCTCCCAAACCGACATGCCCGTTGGAAGCAAAAAACAGACAACCGTCACTATCAATAAACGGGAATAATTCGTCATCTTCCGTGTTGATGACACCTCCCAGATTCTGTACCTCGCCACACTCGTCCCCATCGACCACCGTCCTGTAAATGTCTTTCCCGCCATACCCTCCCGGCATATCCGAAACGAAAAACAAAAGCGAATCCCGGTATAAACAAGGATGAGCACAGGAGTAATCGTCAGAATTGATATTCAACTCCCGAATGTTCTCCCATTTCCCGGCATTATTCTCTGCCGTCATCAGCTTCAATATACTGGTGCCGTCTTTTTTCAAAATGGTTTTCGTAAAATAAATCCGTTGAAAATTTTTCGAAAAAGTCACCGCTCCGATGTGGTATTTATCTACCAGTTCCTCTCCGAACGGTATCAGGCGTCCTCCTTTTCCATCTCCGGAAAATACGGCATTGTACAAACGGGTAAACTTATAGCCTTTAGAGTCCTGCATGGCATTCTCGCCGCTGCCCGGAGCTGCCAGAATAACCCCCTTGCCTTTATAATAGGTAACACCGGCAGAAAAGCCGGCAAAATTGATATTTGTCTTATTAGCGGCATACACCGGCTTTTCCTTCTTCATTTGCTCTGCAAAACTACAGGATTGACGCAAACGCTCCGTAGCGATAACATCACCTCCCATACTTTCGATCATATCCACCAGCCCCAATGCTTTATCATATTCCCCCGAGCGCTGTAAGGTAATCGCATAATAAAGCAAATCATCCGCCCCAAGTTTATCGGGATCCAGTTCCCGGTACAATTGTCCGGCCCGGATAACATCATTCAAATGAAAAAGGCAATTGGCTACCCGTGCTTTCGTTCGCTCCTGGTCTCCCGTACCCGCATCCAGTTCCTTCCGGTACAATTTCATAGCACCCAAATAATCCCCCCTCTCAAACATCCGGTCAGCCCGGCTCTGCTGTTGTGCAAAAGCCCCCATCGACATCAGCATCACAAACAATATGGTGAATATGAACTTCATCCTGATTTTAGATTTAAATTGTAAATTACTTCCGCAGTTCTCCCGGATCCCACGCTGATTTTACTATTCCTGCTTCCTAACTTATTTACGGTTTCAGATTTTAATTTTAGATTATCGGGCATCCAGATTCGTTATCAGCTCCGTTTCATCTAAAATCGTAAATCTGCAATTTTTAATTCCTCTCAAATTCAGCCTTGTGTATTCAATCCAAAATTCTCTGCGACTTTATGATTTTGCGACTCCGTATTAAAAATAACGGATTGATTTTA
It encodes the following:
- a CDS encoding RelA/SpoT family protein — protein: MTEQELIKNAFEDLMANLRPGTSKESRQLIRKAFDFANEAHSGVKRRSGEPYILHPIAVARIAAKEIGLGTKSVVAALLHDVVEDTDYTVDDIASLFSPKIASLVDGLTKISEVMGADSSKQAESFRKMILTLADDVRVILIKIADRLHNMRTLESMPEHKQVKIAGETLYIYAPLAHRMGLHAIKTELEDLSMKYEHPEEYEVIARKIAVYHREFSDLLENFVGPIRESLDRNGYEYTLTARTKSVYSVWLKMQKQNISFDEIYDLLAVRVVFTPKPEQPEKWQCWNIYSLITDLYRPKPERIRDWISTPKANGYEALHLTVMGPEGQWFEVQIRSQRMDEIAEKGWAAHWKYKTEGGEGNSELDKWLASIKEMLEQPDSDALEFLDEFKLNLYTKEIRVFTPKGYMKTLPKGATALDFAYEIHTEIGNTCIGAKVNHRLVPMSYKLQSGDQVEILTSDKQTPQKEWLDFVITAKARSHIDAVFKKERKEAIRQGIAYFEGMVKEANLPPTSEPLKKALAFLKLTNKDDLYIQLSKDTGVREQLLKELKKKNENRFMKYWTLQFLWSDKDNEGKKIKRNEELGITDTNTDIVIAPCCSPIPGDDVVGMNIGGKVTVHKRKCPEAIRLMSSYGDKIVPVKWVTQKVMSFQAILKLSGIDRVGMVSDITTVISKESGVNMRVVHFETKDGVFEGMIHVYVHNTQDLNRLISKISALKGVEKVVRVENIES
- a CDS encoding OmpH family outer membrane protein encodes the protein MKNTMKWLLLAAFMVAAMSLSAQQKPLKLGHIESSKLVAAMPEMAQAQKDLEAQQAEVQKESQNLRDQYQKLIVEYTQNQKTYSEIILASKEQEINELGQRIQKFEELAMNKLQKTREELFEPVMTKATNAIKEVAKENGFTYIFDMSSGAILFASETSEDILPLVKKKLGIQ
- a CDS encoding OmpH family outer membrane protein; amino-acid sequence: MKTIIILLFLSCITGMGMAQSRYAFVNMDYILEHIPDYAKAKQELDEYSRKLQADIDALYAEITEMRDKYNSERVFLTPTMREQREKAIAEKENKARVLQQNYFGPNGELFLKREELIKPIQDEVLDVIRDVAKEGNFGVVIDISADNSVIYYDPKLDKSKNVLRKLGYSTAEKSEE
- a CDS encoding DUF6089 family protein, with the translated sequence MKNNEEAAFEHRKMKKRPTLFVFITRFFTFHFSLFLLLLLSLDGFSQPGAEIGIMGGGGYYLGEYNPSHHFKFTQGYFGGLYRYNLNDRFALRLNAGFSRIDIKNVILPDNHGVIYPTGFKANIRDLNLVGEFNFRSFMVPKVDKSSLWSPYIYAGIGFLSAGDAGSISIPLGVGVKFNLWGPVSCGVEWGCRKLFTDKLDDLEDLWKTGETNFIFNKDWFFVGGVTLTYRFPIDPVCWGY
- a CDS encoding isoprenyl transferase, with protein sequence MTDEKMPRHVAIIMDGNGRWAKERGLERVYGHQKGVETVRRIVEAAGEIGLEYLTLYTFSIENWNRPKAEVDALMGLMVDAIIRETPDLMEKHVKVLVIGNVADLPETVRQKLGELEAKTAANDGVKLVLALSYGARWEITEAARRIAEACRSGKIGDVDEITESLFATYLTTAGIPDPDLLIRTSGECRLSNFLLWQCAYTEFYFIDKFWPDFEKDDLYLAIRNFQLRERRFGMTGEQLKAGNAGK
- the murI gene encoding glutamate racemase, which translates into the protein MTDRNSIGVFDSGYGGLTILKEIVRVLPEYDYIYLGDNARTPYGTRSFEVVYRYTLEAVRKLFGMGCPLVILACNTASAKALRTIQQVDLPRMEATRRVLGVIRPSVEALASFTRNGHVGILATKGTVASESYPLEIEKLYGKEAFRITQVACPMWVPLVENNELADEGAVYFVRKYIAELMTADPQIDTVILGCTHYPLLRSLILRYLPAHVKLVEQGHIVADSLKDYLLRHPEMKERLSAEGNRHYLTTEKTELFERMAGLFMGEELRAEQIEI
- a CDS encoding BamA/OMP85 family outer membrane protein; this translates as MIKRVILCFIITFLCGSGIMAQTTDSIVQPEVYYSSPKTYEIGGIEVTGIADHYDPETLVQLAGLKVGQEIKLPGDEITKAIKRLYSNGLFSDVGFFIDRVVDGKAYLILHLQERQKLSKINYIGLKKSEENKIKEKINPLPGTQVTDNMITNLKHIVEKHFKEKGFYNISIKALQRDDPEKDNFVILDVIVERNNKIKIQDIVINGNKEIKASVLKRAMKKTREKSLVNFFKSSKYIEASYEDDKYNLLDKYNEKGYRDAMILSDSVVQVSPKRVKIYINVEEGKKYYYNNITWVGNTVYDSERLSRILNIQKGDVYNKKYFNERLNDDENTAVNKLYVNNGYLFFRAIPVETVVGNDSINVEIRIFEGPQATINRVIIKGNDRTHEHVARRELYVYPGELFSREDVMRSYRELANLGHFDPEQIKPDVKPDPEAGTADVIFSVVEKANDRVELSGGWGAGMIIGSLGLTFTNFSIRNIFNWESYRPLPQGDGQTLSLKAQTNGKYYTSFSASFREPWLGGRKPNSLSVSAYYSRQTGYSSSYYNHSYYVNNSKDMYDDSQLMTTFGVSVGLGRRIKWPDDFFTMYTEVSYQRYHLKNWPYYIFSNGNSNNLSFAFQLKRSSIDNPLYTRKGSDFTFGLSFTLPYSWFDGIDYDKSNLEEKNRYRWIEYHKWKFIGKTFMPLDRNEKLVLYAGVQYGYLGYYNKHKRSPFEGFEMGGDGMSGYSLYGREYIGLRGYQNGSLTNAGSNFIAPNAADASLYSKWTMEVRYPISLAQSATIYALAFLEAGNSWYELKEFEPFNLYRSAGVGLRVFLPMFGLLGIDWGYGFDEVPGRPGAAGSQFHFVLGQEF